A single window of Rubripirellula lacrimiformis DNA harbors:
- a CDS encoding PSD1 and planctomycete cytochrome C domain-containing protein → MKITALFWIVSVAVAAGTACVASADDPLEFNRDIRPILSENCFYCHGFDQANRKAGLRLDTLEGATDSDALVPGKPDESELLRRIVSDDPDEVMPPPETEKQISPADQDLIRRWIQQGGTYQQHWAWRPLRRPDAPDMGVSKAEVLDADGESQKAAIVDAFLQSAWQDQGVTPVGRGSPRQLLRRLSFDLRGIPPTAAEVRQIEQSPTDETFLAFRDRWMNELAYAEHQAVQWLDLVRWADTSGLVSDEPIASGAYRAWIIEAIDRNMPFDQFSIEQLAGDLLDNPTSDQLVASGYNRIVNTNCEAGAIETEQLYKLKGEHVRALGTVWLGLTTGCAECHDHKFDPILAKDYYSLAAFFDDLVEAGVYTPGDRREPLHYVHASDDDAQQDRQLMAKIAEITENMSSHLAEDADGSGPTKSEFSRSAFDAWETETRAKLKSEQDHGGFVWIGAEIPWARIIEGRFEMETVAGRLARRDVADGGGLRRHHVAELMTGYINQRSQKSDAKRDRWFVDVWLDADDRPEMIGFQISHGDYGRVGWRTANYETYFWGNDSSGALSKTYPWSDPARVKRMGDLPQESGWVRLEVPFDQMIQPVGGQSFEAVGMAWLSFDGSVMWGDSGLEVRQDKATALQLGETAIRKWWETPMNRQVYQSRAEQVAKSVLADSKSRDDVQQELVIDAYRESTGGSSMDRLRKLESELGRVRAAAMPVLVSRQSETRKETRLLNRGDYQDTAGPLVSPAIPEFLGTIATDKGRPTRLDLANWLFDAQNPLTARVYVNRLWKTFFGRGISETLEDAGTQGSWPSHVALLDWLATEFRDSGWDRKHMVRLLTSTDAYRLDSQPSDDLRQRDPSNRWHARQSRFRLPAETIRDSALDAAGLLKVSGDVPILSFFPYQPSAYWTRSDKVMFGSRHLAWNTSEDRNQYHRSMYTFWKRQNIHPTMLAFDAPTRQECTAMRNITNTPGQALALLNDPTFVEAARVFATRVLETRVLETRVLETRELETRTTETRELDSAPQDSNATSGADASADVPGSVDAGADDEAKIDGDRFEFAFQTALQRSPTSDEHQVLAELLRRQRAHYASNPDDAQALVAIGQTPLADGADVTEIAAWTVVTRTILNLHEFLNRS, encoded by the coding sequence TCCGGCGATGGATCCAGCAGGGCGGCACTTACCAGCAACACTGGGCTTGGCGACCACTACGCCGTCCAGACGCACCGGACATGGGTGTTTCAAAAGCCGAAGTTTTGGACGCAGACGGGGAGTCGCAAAAGGCAGCAATCGTGGATGCGTTCTTGCAGTCGGCATGGCAGGATCAAGGGGTCACGCCGGTCGGCCGAGGTTCGCCGCGGCAGTTGCTGCGCCGGCTAAGTTTCGATCTGCGAGGAATTCCACCGACGGCCGCCGAAGTCCGGCAAATCGAACAATCGCCGACGGATGAAACGTTCTTGGCGTTTCGCGACCGATGGATGAACGAACTGGCCTATGCCGAACACCAGGCGGTGCAGTGGTTGGACTTGGTGCGTTGGGCGGACACCAGCGGATTGGTCAGTGACGAACCGATTGCTTCGGGTGCCTATCGCGCATGGATCATCGAAGCGATCGACCGCAACATGCCCTTCGATCAGTTTTCGATCGAACAATTGGCAGGCGACCTGTTGGACAACCCCACCAGCGATCAACTGGTGGCGTCCGGGTACAACCGCATCGTCAATACGAACTGCGAAGCGGGGGCGATCGAAACCGAACAGCTGTACAAACTAAAGGGCGAACACGTGCGAGCCCTGGGCACGGTTTGGCTGGGGCTGACCACCGGCTGCGCCGAGTGCCACGATCACAAGTTCGATCCTATCCTGGCCAAGGACTACTACAGCTTAGCTGCCTTCTTTGACGACTTGGTCGAAGCCGGGGTGTACACGCCTGGCGATCGTCGCGAACCGCTGCACTATGTCCATGCATCCGATGACGACGCCCAGCAAGACCGGCAACTGATGGCGAAGATCGCCGAAATCACCGAGAACATGTCCAGCCATTTGGCCGAGGATGCAGATGGTTCCGGTCCGACGAAATCCGAATTTAGCCGCTCGGCATTCGATGCCTGGGAAACGGAAACCCGGGCGAAATTGAAGAGCGAACAGGATCACGGTGGATTTGTCTGGATCGGGGCCGAGATACCGTGGGCTCGAATCATCGAAGGCCGCTTCGAAATGGAAACGGTCGCGGGCCGGTTGGCTCGCCGTGATGTCGCCGATGGCGGTGGACTGCGCCGCCACCACGTGGCTGAACTGATGACCGGATACATCAATCAACGATCCCAAAAATCCGATGCCAAGCGAGACCGCTGGTTCGTCGACGTTTGGTTGGATGCCGATGATCGACCGGAAATGATCGGCTTTCAGATCAGCCACGGTGACTATGGCCGCGTGGGTTGGCGAACAGCGAATTACGAAACGTATTTTTGGGGAAACGACTCATCCGGCGCCTTGTCAAAGACGTACCCGTGGAGCGATCCGGCGCGAGTCAAGCGGATGGGGGATCTGCCCCAGGAATCGGGATGGGTGCGGCTAGAAGTCCCCTTCGATCAGATGATCCAACCGGTCGGCGGTCAATCGTTTGAAGCCGTTGGGATGGCATGGCTTAGTTTTGACGGATCGGTGATGTGGGGCGACAGCGGTCTGGAAGTACGGCAAGACAAAGCGACCGCGTTGCAGTTGGGCGAAACCGCGATTCGAAAGTGGTGGGAAACGCCCATGAATCGCCAGGTCTATCAGTCGCGTGCCGAACAGGTCGCCAAATCGGTATTGGCGGATTCGAAAAGCCGCGATGATGTGCAACAAGAACTTGTCATCGATGCCTATCGTGAATCGACCGGCGGTTCGTCCATGGATCGATTGCGAAAGTTGGAATCGGAATTGGGTCGGGTCCGTGCCGCGGCGATGCCGGTGTTGGTGTCGCGCCAATCGGAAACACGGAAGGAAACGCGGCTGTTGAATCGGGGCGACTACCAAGACACCGCTGGGCCGCTCGTGTCGCCGGCGATCCCCGAGTTTCTGGGGACGATCGCGACGGACAAGGGACGTCCGACCCGACTGGACCTGGCGAATTGGTTGTTCGATGCCCAGAACCCGTTGACCGCACGAGTGTATGTGAATCGACTGTGGAAGACGTTCTTTGGCCGAGGCATCAGCGAAACATTGGAAGACGCCGGGACACAGGGATCGTGGCCTTCGCATGTGGCGCTGTTGGACTGGTTGGCGACCGAGTTTCGCGACAGTGGTTGGGACCGTAAACACATGGTCCGACTGTTGACGTCGACCGATGCCTATCGACTCGATTCGCAGCCTAGCGATGATCTGCGTCAACGTGATCCCAGCAACCGTTGGCATGCCCGGCAAAGTCGTTTTCGACTGCCTGCCGAAACGATTCGTGATTCGGCTTTGGACGCTGCGGGATTGCTGAAAGTGTCCGGCGATGTGCCAATCCTTAGCTTCTTTCCCTATCAGCCAAGTGCCTATTGGACCCGTTCAGACAAAGTCATGTTCGGCAGCCGACACCTGGCTTGGAATACCAGCGAAGATCGCAATCAGTACCACCGCAGCATGTACACGTTCTGGAAACGACAGAACATCCATCCGACCATGTTGGCTTTCGACGCTCCCACGCGGCAGGAGTGTACGGCGATGCGGAACATCACCAACACGCCGGGCCAGGCATTGGCATTGTTGAACGACCCGACGTTCGTCGAGGCGGCCCGTGTTTTTGCGACCCGCGTACTGGAGACCCGTGTGCTGGAGACCCGTGTGCTGGAGACCCGCGAACTGGAGACCCGCACAACGGAGACCCGCGAACTGGATTCTGCGCCGCAAGATTCGAATGCGACCTCGGGGGCAGACGCTAGTGCGGATGTCCCGGGTTCCGTTGACGCCGGTGCGGACGACGAAGCCAAGATCGATGGCGATCGTTTCGAGTTTGCGTTTCAGACTGCTCTGCAGCGGTCTCCCACGTCCGACGAACACCAGGTCTTGGCGGAACTGCTGCGCCGTCAACGCGCTCACTACGCATCGAATCCTGACGACGCGCAGGCACTTGTCGCGATCGGGCAGACTCCGCTTGCCGACGGCGCCGACGTCACCGAGATCGCGGCATGGACCGTTGTGACACGCACGATCCTGAACCTCCACGAATTCCTGAACCGGTCATAA